From a region of the Oncorhynchus keta strain PuntledgeMale-10-30-2019 chromosome 13, Oket_V2, whole genome shotgun sequence genome:
- the ccdc166 gene encoding coiled-coil domain-containing protein 166 isoform X2, producing MNATRMPPKKKGESALKQDTAGQGVEDSEHPGSDSEALLQREYDKLTDTLNNLKRKVEKLRRENEFLQNEANQTRMESQEYMSYMSKRTQKRQSAIVTLSDQNHQAQENLKRQREENLDKYQEQANELKKEILEKENELALLNIEIAELREFKSLQQQQLGRIAELEREVTSMHCRHSESLQALKAGFLSEKERYEAQAKQKIQALALAANREASRCLMSHTRAVSLENQHLREELQQLIQRAHSLRGLQDQLQAQRQQLLLEREYVRELRRLRATPGPTPQGSHTRPLGVDSGREDTRRHRTADT from the exons ATGAAT gcaacTAGAATGCCCCCTAAGAAGAAAGGAGAGTCTGCCCTTAAGCAGGATACAGCTGGACAAGGAGTAGAGGACTCAGAACACCCTGGGTCTGACAGTGAGGCTCTGcttcagagaga GTACGACAAGCTAACCGACACCTTGAACAACCTCAAGAGGAAAGTGGAAAAGTT ACGGCGTGAGAATGAGTTCCTACAGAATGAGGCCAACCAGACTCGCATGGAGAGC CAAGAGTACATGTCGTACATGTCCAAGCGGACCCAGAAGCGTCAGAGTGCCATCGTCACCCTTAGCGACCAAAACCACCAGGCGCAGGAGAACctgaagagacagagggaggagaatcTGGACAAATACCAGGAACAGGCCAATG AGCTGAAGAAGGAGATTCTGGAGAAGGAGAATGAACTGGCGCTGTTAAATATTGAGATTGCTGAGCTCCGGGAATTTAAA agcttgcagcagcagcagctgggGCGTATagcagagctagagagggaggtGACCAGTATGCACTGTCGTCACTCTGAATCCCTGCAGGCCCTGAAGGCTGGCTTCCTcagtgagaaagagag gTACGAAGCACAGGCCAAACAAAAAATACAGGCCCTGGCCCTCGCTGCTAATAGg gAGGCATCTCGCTGCCTAATGTCCCACACTAGAGCTGTGTCCCTGGAAAACCAGCATCTGAGGGAGGAGCTGCAGCAGCTGATCCAG AGAGCCCACTCCCTGAGGGGACTTCAAGACCAGCTCCAGGCCCAGAGGCAGCAGCTCCTACTGGAGAGGGAGTACGTCAGGGAGCTGAGGCGCCTCCGAGCCACCCCGGGGCCGACCCCACAAGGGTCCCACACTCGGCCACTGGGGGTGGACAGTGGGAGAGAAGACACAAGACGCCACCGCACAGCAGATACCTGA
- the ccdc166 gene encoding coiled-coil domain-containing protein 166 isoform X3, producing the protein MPPKKKGESALKQDTAGQGVEDSEHPGSDSEALLQREYDKLTDTLNNLKRKVEKLRRENEFLQNEANQTRMESQEYMSYMSKRTQKRQSAIVTLSDQNHQAQENLKRQREENLDKYQEQANELKKEILEKENELALLNIEIAELREFKSLQQQQLGRIAELEREVTSMHCRHSESLQALKAGFLSEKERYEAQAKQKIQALALAANREASRCLMSHTRAVSLENQHLREELQQLIQRAHSLRGLQDQLQAQRQQLLLEREYVRELRRLRATPGPTPQGSHTRPLGVDSGREDTRRHRTADT; encoded by the exons ATGCCCCCTAAGAAGAAAGGAGAGTCTGCCCTTAAGCAGGATACAGCTGGACAAGGAGTAGAGGACTCAGAACACCCTGGGTCTGACAGTGAGGCTCTGcttcagagaga GTACGACAAGCTAACCGACACCTTGAACAACCTCAAGAGGAAAGTGGAAAAGTT ACGGCGTGAGAATGAGTTCCTACAGAATGAGGCCAACCAGACTCGCATGGAGAGC CAAGAGTACATGTCGTACATGTCCAAGCGGACCCAGAAGCGTCAGAGTGCCATCGTCACCCTTAGCGACCAAAACCACCAGGCGCAGGAGAACctgaagagacagagggaggagaatcTGGACAAATACCAGGAACAGGCCAATG AGCTGAAGAAGGAGATTCTGGAGAAGGAGAATGAACTGGCGCTGTTAAATATTGAGATTGCTGAGCTCCGGGAATTTAAA agcttgcagcagcagcagctgggGCGTATagcagagctagagagggaggtGACCAGTATGCACTGTCGTCACTCTGAATCCCTGCAGGCCCTGAAGGCTGGCTTCCTcagtgagaaagagag gTACGAAGCACAGGCCAAACAAAAAATACAGGCCCTGGCCCTCGCTGCTAATAGg gAGGCATCTCGCTGCCTAATGTCCCACACTAGAGCTGTGTCCCTGGAAAACCAGCATCTGAGGGAGGAGCTGCAGCAGCTGATCCAG AGAGCCCACTCCCTGAGGGGACTTCAAGACCAGCTCCAGGCCCAGAGGCAGCAGCTCCTACTGGAGAGGGAGTACGTCAGGGAGCTGAGGCGCCTCCGAGCCACCCCGGGGCCGACCCCACAAGGGTCCCACACTCGGCCACTGGGGGTGGACAGTGGGAGAGAAGACACAAGACGCCACCGCACAGCAGATACCTGA
- the ccdc166 gene encoding coiled-coil domain-containing protein 166 isoform X1 has protein sequence MQDATRMPPKKKGESALKQDTAGQGVEDSEHPGSDSEALLQREYDKLTDTLNNLKRKVEKLRRENEFLQNEANQTRMESQEYMSYMSKRTQKRQSAIVTLSDQNHQAQENLKRQREENLDKYQEQANELKKEILEKENELALLNIEIAELREFKSLQQQQLGRIAELEREVTSMHCRHSESLQALKAGFLSEKERYEAQAKQKIQALALAANREASRCLMSHTRAVSLENQHLREELQQLIQRAHSLRGLQDQLQAQRQQLLLEREYVRELRRLRATPGPTPQGSHTRPLGVDSGREDTRRHRTADT, from the exons ATGCAAGAT gcaacTAGAATGCCCCCTAAGAAGAAAGGAGAGTCTGCCCTTAAGCAGGATACAGCTGGACAAGGAGTAGAGGACTCAGAACACCCTGGGTCTGACAGTGAGGCTCTGcttcagagaga GTACGACAAGCTAACCGACACCTTGAACAACCTCAAGAGGAAAGTGGAAAAGTT ACGGCGTGAGAATGAGTTCCTACAGAATGAGGCCAACCAGACTCGCATGGAGAGC CAAGAGTACATGTCGTACATGTCCAAGCGGACCCAGAAGCGTCAGAGTGCCATCGTCACCCTTAGCGACCAAAACCACCAGGCGCAGGAGAACctgaagagacagagggaggagaatcTGGACAAATACCAGGAACAGGCCAATG AGCTGAAGAAGGAGATTCTGGAGAAGGAGAATGAACTGGCGCTGTTAAATATTGAGATTGCTGAGCTCCGGGAATTTAAA agcttgcagcagcagcagctgggGCGTATagcagagctagagagggaggtGACCAGTATGCACTGTCGTCACTCTGAATCCCTGCAGGCCCTGAAGGCTGGCTTCCTcagtgagaaagagag gTACGAAGCACAGGCCAAACAAAAAATACAGGCCCTGGCCCTCGCTGCTAATAGg gAGGCATCTCGCTGCCTAATGTCCCACACTAGAGCTGTGTCCCTGGAAAACCAGCATCTGAGGGAGGAGCTGCAGCAGCTGATCCAG AGAGCCCACTCCCTGAGGGGACTTCAAGACCAGCTCCAGGCCCAGAGGCAGCAGCTCCTACTGGAGAGGGAGTACGTCAGGGAGCTGAGGCGCCTCCGAGCCACCCCGGGGCCGACCCCACAAGGGTCCCACACTCGGCCACTGGGGGTGGACAGTGGGAGAGAAGACACAAGACGCCACCGCACAGCAGATACCTGA